In Paenibacillus antri, a single genomic region encodes these proteins:
- a CDS encoding IS3 family transposase, translated as YNTGRYQWSLKKMTPNEYRSHLLAA; from the coding sequence TACAATACGGGGCGCTACCAATGGTCATTAAAAAAGATGACCCCCAATGAATACAGGAGTCATCTTTTGGCGGCTTAG